A genome region from Tachyglossus aculeatus isolate mTacAcu1 chromosome 15, mTacAcu1.pri, whole genome shotgun sequence includes the following:
- the LOC119937609 gene encoding basic proline-rich protein-like, with protein sequence MAEGGGRGAVGTSAGARPLPATPGDARSRDVGLRPPIRPRPLEVGQRPAPTAPPGGGPASSADHAPWRWPRVKRRPRPLEVGPRPAPNAPPGGGPASGADHAPWRWARVQRRPRPLEVGAPTPPPEGGPVSSSDHAPWRWTRVKRRPRLLEGARIKQRPRPLEVAPRPAPTTPPGGGPVSSSDHAPWRWARVQRRPRPLKVAPRPAPTTPPGGGPASSADHAPWRWPRVRRRSRPLEVDAPTTPPEGGPVSGSDHAPWRWASVQSRPRPPEVAPRPAPTAPPGGGAASGADHAPWRWARRPRLLEVAPCQTPTAPPGGGPVSSADHARWRWPRVKRRPRPLEGGRIKQRPRPLEVGPRPGPTPTPGGGPASGADHAPWRWARRPRPPECGPALSDDHAPWRWTRVPRRSRPLEVGAPTTPPEGGPRAQCRPRPLEVAPRPAPPPPPGGGPVSCSDRAPWRWARVRRRPRPLEVGPRPAPTTRPGGGPAPTPPPGGGSASGADRAPWRWTRVRRRPRPLEVGPRPAPTAPPGGGPASSADRAPWRWASVPRRPRPLEVAPRPAPTAPPGGGAASSADHAPWRWARRPRPLKVAPRHAANTPPGAQTPPPGDGPASSADHAPWRWASVQADHAPWRWASVQRRSRSLEVGAPTPPPGGGPASSADRAPWRWARAQRRPRPLEVDPRPAPTAPPGGEAGPGRTPGTAAPARRKMAPTVVRLTGRGAAPAMLGADGAPG encoded by the exons atggctgaGGGCGGAGGGCGGGGAGCGGTCGGCACCAGCGCCggcgcgcgccccctgccggccacgcCGGGGGACGCTCGGTCACGTGATGTGGGGCTACGCCCCCCGATCCGACCACGCCCCCTGGAGGTGGGCCAGCGACCAGCGCCGACCGCGCCTCCTGGAGGGGGCCCCGCGTCCAGCGCCGACCACGCCCCCTGGAGGTGGCCCCGCGTTAAGCGCCGGCCGCGCCCCCTGGAGGTGGGTCCGCGTCCAGCGCCGAATGCGCCCCCTGGAGGTGGCCCCGCGTCCGGCGCAGACCACGCTCCTTGGAGGTGGGCCCGCGTCCAGCGACGACCGCGCCCCCTGGAGGTGGGCGCGCCGACCCCGCCCCCTGAAGGTGGCCCCGTATCAAGCAGCGACCACGCCCCCTGGAGGTGGACCCGTGTCAAGCGCCGACCACGCCTCCTGGAGGGGGCCCGTATCAAGCAGCGACCACGCCCCCTAGAGGTGGCCCCGCGTCCAGCGCCGACCACGCCTCCTGGAGGGGGCCCCGTATCAAGCAGCGACCACGCCCCCTGGAGGTGGGCCCGCGTCCAGCGCCGACCACGCCCCCTGAAGGTGGCCCCGCGTCCAGCGCCGACCACGCCCCCTGGAGGTGGCCCCGCTTCAAGCGCCGACCACGCCCCCTGGAGGTGGCCCCGCGTCCGGCGCCGATCACGCCCCCTGGAGGTGGACGCGCCGACCACGCCCCCTGAAGGTGGCCCCGTATCAGGCAGCGACCACGCCCCCTGGAGGTGGGCCAGCGTCCAGAGTCGACCCCGCCCCCCGGAGGTGGCCCCGCGTCCGGCGCCGACCGCGCCCCCTGGAGGTGGTGCCGCGTCCGGCGCCGATCACGCCCCCTGGAGGTGGGCGCGCCGACCACGCCTCCTGGAGGTAGCCCCGTGTCAAACGCCGACCGCGCCCCCTGGAGGTGGCCCCGTGTCAAGCGCCGACCACGCCCGCTGGAGGTGGCCCCGTGTCAAGCGCCGACCACGCCCCCTGGAGGGGGGCCGTATCAAGCAGCGACCACGCCCCCTGGAGGTGGGCCCGCGTCCAGGGCCGACCCCGACCCCCGGAGGTGGCCCCGCGTCCGGCGCCGATCACGCCCCCTGGAGGTGGGCGCGCCGACCCCGCCCCCCCGAATGTGGCCCCGCGCTCAGCGACGACCACGCCCCCTGGAGGTGGACCCGTGTCCCGCGCCGATCACGCCCCCTGGAGGTGGGCGCGCCGACCACGCCTCCTGAAGGTGGGCCCCGCGCCCAGTGCCGACCCCGCCCCCTAGAGGTGGCCCCGCGTCcagcgccgcccccgccccctggaGGGGGCCCCGTGTCATGCAGCGACCGCGCCCCCTGGAGGTGGGCCCGCGTCCGGCGCCGACCGCGCCCCCTGGAGGTGGGTCCGCGTCCCGCGCCGACCACCCGCCCTGGAGGTGGGCCCGCGCCGACCCCGCCCCCTGGAGGTGGGTCCGCGTCCGGCGCCGACCGCGCCCCCTGGAGGTGGACCCGCGTCCGGCGCCGACCGCGCCCCCTGGAGGTGGGCCCGCGTCCCGCGCCGACCGCGCCCCCTGGAGGTGGGCCCGCGTCCAGCGCCGACCGCGCCCCCTGGAGGTGGGCCAGCGTCCCGCGCCGACCCCGCCCCCTGGAGGTGGCCCCGCGTCCGGCGCCGACCGCGCCCCCTGGAGGTGGTGCCGCGTCCAGCGCCGATCACGCCCCCTGGAGGTGGGCGCGCCGACCACGCCCCCTGAAGGTGGCCCCGCGTCATGCAGCGAACACGCCCCCCGGAG CGCAGACCCCGCCCCCTGGAGATGGCCCCGCGTCCAGCGCCGATCACGCCCCCTGGAGGTGGGCCAGCGTCCAGGCCGACCACGCCCCCTGGAGGTGGGCCAGCGTCCAGCGCCGATCACGCTCCCTGGAGGTGGGCGCGCCGACCCCGCCCCCTGGAGGTGGCCCCGCGTCAAGCGCCGACCGCGCCCCCTGGAGGTGGGCCCGCGCCCAGCGCCGACCCCGCCCCCTGGAGGTGGACCCGCGTCCGGCGCCGACCGCGCCCCCTGGAG GtgaggcggggccggggcggaCGCCGGGGACAGCGGCGCCGGCGCGGCGAAAAATGGCGCCGACTGTGGTGCGGCTGACAGGCCGCGGGGCCGCCCCCGCCATGTTGGGCGCCGACGGGGCCCCCGGCTAG